The Agelaius phoeniceus isolate bAgePho1 chromosome 4, bAgePho1.hap1, whole genome shotgun sequence genome includes a region encoding these proteins:
- the VAX2 gene encoding ventral anterior homeobox 2 isoform X3: MFDPAAAPAGMSDGGAEPGGSPVLLAEPAATGRAREKLPTRAELESALRAGGGGGGGGSGGAAGGFKDIPGTSAVSPGSSKQCAPDTESPSGTGEADYCRRILVRDAKGTIREIVLPKGLDLDRPKRTRTSFTAEQLYRLELEFQRCQYVVGRERTELARQLNLSETQVKVWFQNRRTKQKKDQSRDSEKRSSSTSESFATCNILRLLEQGRLLSVPAPPSLLSPPPNPVPVASPAASLAPPVPASPPGLGGGSGSPPAPPPFGLHVPSLAASSSSSSSSSSSLSPSPRLPGRPLCFGGPLLGSLHDLPAPYPPGASAFEPYTRLERKDNSIPSKKPSP, encoded by the exons ATGTTTGATCCCGCCGCGGCGCCCGCAGGGATGAGCGATGGAGGGGCCGAGCCCGGCGGGAGCCCCGTGCTGCTGGCCGAGCCCGCGGCCACCGGGAGGGCCCGGGAGAAGCTGCCGACCCGGGCGGAGCTGGAGAGCGCCCTGCgcgccggcggcggcggcggcggcggcggcagcggcggagccgccGGCGGCTTCAAGGACATCCCGGGAACGTCGGCGGTCAGCCCCGGCTCCTCCAAGCAGTGCGCCCCGGACACCGAGAGCCCGTCGGGGACCGGCGAGGCGGATTACTGCCGCCGCATCCTGGTGCGAG ATGCCAAAGGGACGATCCGTGAGATCGTGCTGCCCAAGGGGCTGGACCTGGACCGGCCCAAGCGGACGCGGACGTCCTTCACGGCGGAGCAGCTCTACCGCCTGGAGCTGGAGTTCCAGCGCTGCCAGTACGTGGTGGGCCGGGAAAGGACGGAGTTAGCGCGGCAGCTCAACCTCTCCGAGACACAG GTCAAGGTGTGGTTCCAGAACCGCCGCACGAAGCAGAAGAAGGACCAGAGCAGGGACTCTGAGAAACGCTCCTCCAGCACCTCCGAGTCCTTCGCCACCTGCAACATCCTgcggctgctggagcagggccgCCTCCTGTCCGTGCCGGCCCCGCCGAGCCTCCTGTCCCCCCCTCCCAACCCTGTCCCTGTCGCCAGCCCCGCGGCCAGCCTGGCCCCGCCTGTCCCCGCGTCCCCTCCGGGGCTGGGCGGTGGCAGCGGcagccccccggccccgccgccttTCGGCCTGCACGTCCCTTCCCTCGccgcttcctcctcctcctcatcctcctcctcgtcctcgtTGTCGCCGTCGCCGCGGCTGCCGGGGAGGCCGCTGTGTTTCGGGGGGCCGCTGCTGGGCAGCCTGCACGATCTGCCCGCCCCGTACCCGCCCGGAGCATCCGCGTTCGAGCCTTACACGCGGCTGGAGAGGAAGGACAATTCTATACCCAGCAAGAAGCCGAGCCCTTAA